The proteins below come from a single Pleuronectes platessa chromosome 3, fPlePla1.1, whole genome shotgun sequence genomic window:
- the fdx2 gene encoding ferredoxin-2, mitochondrial yields the protein MAAAAAVRSSVGLTLRLSRVKPDCSTCPLYRLSSGLTGGAGRQRSGSFPSCRTINRHLQTSMSLHHSEEGVSNAEDPEDVVNVVYINRSGQRIPVRAKVGDNAMYLAHKHGIELEGACEASLACSTCHVYVNADHFDKLPEPDEREDDMLDMAPMLQENSRLGCQIILTPEMDGIELTLPKVTRNFYVDGHVPKPH from the exons ATGGCTGCCGCAGCTGCAGTCCGGTCGAGCGTGGGTCTGACTTTGAGACTTTCTCGAGTCAAACCGGACTGTAGCACATGTCCGCTGTACCGGCTGAGTAGCGGGTTGACCGGCGGGGCGGGCCGGCAGAGGAGCGGCTCCTTCCCCAGCTGCAGGACGATAAACCGACATTTACAGACGAGCATGA GTCTCCACCACAGTGAGGAGGGGGTCTCCAATGCTGAGGACCCAGAGGATGT GGTGAATGTGGTGTATATAAATCGATCTGGACAGAGGATCCCAGTTAGAGCCAAAGTGGGAGATAATGCTATGTATTTGGCTCACAAGCATGGAATTGAGCTGGAAG gAGCCTGCGAGGCATCGTTGGCCTGCTCAACCTGTCACGTCTATGTTAACGCTGACCATTTCGACAAACTGCCAGAGCCTGATGAGCG GGAGGATGACATGCTGGACATGGCGCCCATGCTCCAGGAGAACTCCCGGCTCGGGTGCCAGATAATTCTCACTCCAGAGATGGACGGCATCGAGTTGACCTTGCCCAAAGTCACCAGGAACTTCTATGTGGACGGCCATGTTCCCAAACCTCACTGA